A portion of the Hylaeus volcanicus isolate JK05 unplaced genomic scaffold, UHH_iyHylVolc1.0_haploid 12237, whole genome shotgun sequence genome contains these proteins:
- the LOC128884398 gene encoding uncharacterized protein LOC128884398 isoform X2, whose product MCYMSMFWNKLRKTSPSYKIEKTTLQSTLNASQRITTSPQENNFFLLNSSSLKALFSLTILHRSESTKSLRKLLSSCFRLSSKIFLQFHTLSCALPSRLKPLFVQNDLNSSRSFSVDPLRLKKHTDLANTSHKNGLINSNNLPRSRSRTVELKKNVSYKKKKDWTFLLHDFSNLISDPLFQDSLYSKISVLPLVSDFYLSPPPHNESSLSLEYMNNLPSVLDTTVAFCIASICMFSLKTLKAQEITKLAFGDSWILPSHSTSVFDQLYKKNQFFSFEKNNFKLNKSFQNKDFSTVDFTEEETVTTRRLLNASFFKKELSYSLLSCKILMGHLPLVTLISGASGCGKSTLALHLGTKLGCIKVITTDTIRHVCCSMGVKNTISILQASTYEADMVLQKLSIFERKFLEEEYGKPSYDAGSFSKCIEGYLIQSRLLYETIKKVVESCIQQGNSVVLEGVHLTNEIVSKLQESFPKRCFAFFIYLVDKDSHLKRLASRSANCEMTPSKNKYIRCLKNIRAIQDYLAQTLSEKIVHIENTSIDCSVEVIRQTIVSRLHESSVY is encoded by the exons ATGTGCTATATGTCTATGTTTTGGAACAAATTACGAAAAACTAGTCCTAGCTATAAGATTGAAAAAACGACTTTACAGTCTACTTTGAATGCGTCTCAGCGTATTACAACTTCACCGCaagaaaacaacttttttttgttaaattcgtCTAGTCTTAAAgcacttttttctttaacaataCTTCACAG ATCAGAGTCGACAAAATCATTACGAAAACTTCTATCCTCATGTTTTCGTTTATCCAgtaaaatttttcttcaatttcatacACTGTCTTGTGCGCTTCCGTCGCGACTGAAACCATTGTTTGTTCAAAACGACCTGAATTCTTCTCGATCGTTTTCAGTAGATCCTTTAAGATTGAAAAAGCACACCGACCTTGCAAATACATCGCATAAGAACGGTTTaattaatagcaataatttaccGCGTAGCCGTTCACGAACAGTAGAactaaaaaagaatgtttcatataagaaaaaaaaggattgGACTTTTTTACTTCATgacttttcaaatttaatttctgacCCCTTGTTCCAAGATTCCTTGTATAGCAAGATATCCGTATTACCGTTAGTATCCGATTTTTATCTTTCGCCACCTCCTCACAATGAATCTTCGTTATCCTTAGAGTATATGAATAATCTTCCTAGTGTACTTGATACAACAGTAGCTTTTTGTATTGCTTCTATTTGcatgttttcattaaaaactttGAAGGCTCAAGAAATTACAAAGCTAGCTTTTGGAGATTCCTGGATATTACCGTCACATAGTACAAGTGTATTTGACCaactgtataaaaaaaatcaatttttttcttttgagaagaacaattttaaacttaACAAAAGTTTTCAGAATAAGGATTTTTCTACCGTGGATTTTACTGAAGAAGAAACGGTGACAACGAGGCGCTTATTAAACGctagtttttttaaaaaagaattaagcTATTCACTCTTAagctgtaaaatattaatgggTCATTTACCTCTGGTCACTCTTATATCAGGGGCATCTGGTTGCGGTAAATCAACTTTAGCTTTGCATTTAGGTACTAAACTTGGGTGTATTAAAGTTATTACAACGGACACAATCCGACATGTTTGTTGCTCAATGGGGGTAAAAAATaccatttctattttacaagCTTCAACATACGAAGCAGACATGGTCTTACAAAAACTGAGTATTTTTGAGCGAAAGTTTTTAGAAGAAGAGTACGGGAAACCTTCATATGATGCCGGATCGTTTTCTAAATGCATTGAAGGTTATCTGATTCAGTCAAGATTACTTTatgaaacaataaagaaaGTTGTGGAATCATGCATACAGCAGGGAAATAGTGTTGTCTTAGAAG GTGTTCACTTAACCAATGAAATTGTATCTAAACTACAAGAAAGCTTTCCAAAAAGatgttttgcattttttatttatttagtagaTAAAGACAGTCATTTGAAACGTTTAGCGAGCCGTTCTGCTAATTGTGAAATGACAccatctaaaaataaatatatcagatgtttgaaaaatattcgagcAATACAAGATTATTTGGCTCAAACTCTGtcggaaaaaattgttcatattGAAAATACATCCATTGACTGTTCAGTTGAAGTGATACGTCAAACAATTGTATCAAGACTTCATGAAAGCAGCGtctattaa
- the LOC128884398 gene encoding uncharacterized protein LOC128884398 isoform X1: MEYNILNPLKHQWIISCYSVEDLQSQFYFHTKSFRKGSQETCTSISESTVNYKKVNETLDKLSVADTRSFKNIFETFYYALCNSSSIKITSTEGLRLGKISTKETLLLKKFLVRVLVYDMCYMSMFWNKLRKTSPSYKIEKTTLQSTLNASQRITTSPQENNFFLLNSSSLKALFSLTILHRSESTKSLRKLLSSCFRLSSKIFLQFHTLSCALPSRLKPLFVQNDLNSSRSFSVDPLRLKKHTDLANTSHKNGLINSNNLPRSRSRTVELKKNVSYKKKKDWTFLLHDFSNLISDPLFQDSLYSKISVLPLVSDFYLSPPPHNESSLSLEYMNNLPSVLDTTVAFCIASICMFSLKTLKAQEITKLAFGDSWILPSHSTSVFDQLYKKNQFFSFEKNNFKLNKSFQNKDFSTVDFTEEETVTTRRLLNASFFKKELSYSLLSCKILMGHLPLVTLISGASGCGKSTLALHLGTKLGCIKVITTDTIRHVCCSMGVKNTISILQASTYEADMVLQKLSIFERKFLEEEYGKPSYDAGSFSKCIEGYLIQSRLLYETIKKVVESCIQQGNSVVLEGVHLTNEIVSKLQESFPKRCFAFFIYLVDKDSHLKRLASRSANCEMTPSKNKYIRCLKNIRAIQDYLAQTLSEKIVHIENTSIDCSVEVIRQTIVSRLHESSVY, encoded by the exons ATGGAATACAACATTCTCAATCCATTGAAACATCAATGGATTATTTCATGTTACTCCGTAGAAGATTTACAAAgtcaattctattttcataccAAAAGTTTTAGAAAAGGATCTCAAG agaCTTGCACAAGTATCAGTGAATCAACtgtaaattacaaaaaggTAAACGAAACCTTAGACAAATTATCAGTTGCTGACACAAgatcatttaaaaacatattcgaaacattttacTACGCTTTATGTAACTCTTCATCTATTAAAATTACCTCTACTG aagGATTGAGGCTTGGAAAAATCTCTACGAAGGAAACGTtgttacttaaaaaatttttgGTCAGAGTACTTGTGTACGATATGTGCTATATGTCTATGTTTTGGAACAAATTACGAAAAACTAGTCCTAGCTATAAGATTGAAAAAACGACTTTACAGTCTACTTTGAATGCGTCTCAGCGTATTACAACTTCACCGCaagaaaacaacttttttttgttaaattcgtCTAGTCTTAAAgcacttttttctttaacaataCTTCACAG ATCAGAGTCGACAAAATCATTACGAAAACTTCTATCCTCATGTTTTCGTTTATCCAgtaaaatttttcttcaatttcatacACTGTCTTGTGCGCTTCCGTCGCGACTGAAACCATTGTTTGTTCAAAACGACCTGAATTCTTCTCGATCGTTTTCAGTAGATCCTTTAAGATTGAAAAAGCACACCGACCTTGCAAATACATCGCATAAGAACGGTTTaattaatagcaataatttaccGCGTAGCCGTTCACGAACAGTAGAactaaaaaagaatgtttcatataagaaaaaaaaggattgGACTTTTTTACTTCATgacttttcaaatttaatttctgacCCCTTGTTCCAAGATTCCTTGTATAGCAAGATATCCGTATTACCGTTAGTATCCGATTTTTATCTTTCGCCACCTCCTCACAATGAATCTTCGTTATCCTTAGAGTATATGAATAATCTTCCTAGTGTACTTGATACAACAGTAGCTTTTTGTATTGCTTCTATTTGcatgttttcattaaaaactttGAAGGCTCAAGAAATTACAAAGCTAGCTTTTGGAGATTCCTGGATATTACCGTCACATAGTACAAGTGTATTTGACCaactgtataaaaaaaatcaatttttttcttttgagaagaacaattttaaacttaACAAAAGTTTTCAGAATAAGGATTTTTCTACCGTGGATTTTACTGAAGAAGAAACGGTGACAACGAGGCGCTTATTAAACGctagtttttttaaaaaagaattaagcTATTCACTCTTAagctgtaaaatattaatgggTCATTTACCTCTGGTCACTCTTATATCAGGGGCATCTGGTTGCGGTAAATCAACTTTAGCTTTGCATTTAGGTACTAAACTTGGGTGTATTAAAGTTATTACAACGGACACAATCCGACATGTTTGTTGCTCAATGGGGGTAAAAAATaccatttctattttacaagCTTCAACATACGAAGCAGACATGGTCTTACAAAAACTGAGTATTTTTGAGCGAAAGTTTTTAGAAGAAGAGTACGGGAAACCTTCATATGATGCCGGATCGTTTTCTAAATGCATTGAAGGTTATCTGATTCAGTCAAGATTACTTTatgaaacaataaagaaaGTTGTGGAATCATGCATACAGCAGGGAAATAGTGTTGTCTTAGAAG GTGTTCACTTAACCAATGAAATTGTATCTAAACTACAAGAAAGCTTTCCAAAAAGatgttttgcattttttatttatttagtagaTAAAGACAGTCATTTGAAACGTTTAGCGAGCCGTTCTGCTAATTGTGAAATGACAccatctaaaaataaatatatcagatgtttgaaaaatattcgagcAATACAAGATTATTTGGCTCAAACTCTGtcggaaaaaattgttcatattGAAAATACATCCATTGACTGTTCAGTTGAAGTGATACGTCAAACAATTGTATCAAGACTTCATGAAAGCAGCGtctattaa
- the LOC128883934 gene encoding uncharacterized protein LOC128883934, with amino-acid sequence MVSGDGVYRNTLVNSSRENYLIDVAKKKSISDLCETIGENKMNVKGKFSFNNNSLGSCFKKRTPNDVLNENEASCVLTTVANSLHRTHNRANVRSIKNPVECEINSHQQHSCTQFMRKQLRRTKLCPFTINGECIHRDKCTYAHSVEELRCVPDLRKTKLCESIEKGQVCKKEKCTYAHSYSELKIATGIGTYKTTLCFFWKKGRCMNRNKCRFAHGVDDLVKFPNDREENMNGHINSNDTENHTGALYVPHSRLVSDVISSYENTDATESKTKKSLQNTKIGVESPFLNADDSNGENVNEYNDPFNILKDSNRVMSDPNNVGQCSSTALKSLKTFYKTDNHGMNHTGKTFTDLPEDTNSSLYQKKNEYNVTEPIEWLLDLWSESEHDSIIQQTKTKNAKMSPPLAIHSPCNFTPKQTPCSETLSKSNGFPPFFTSSFSKNCSEIQPKKERISKPVDAKMSKNYLCQINFSKFFNPELEHEPYRHPCRNPCSLLDLPLHTINNDSIKSPIIKNDELLDQPWFSDLHFNHFKSEQNPFKITTKDSCVNISSLLPSVEAFTKLSEINTLIDEMYCKHDNSYYSKSF; translated from the exons ATGGTTTCAGGTGATGGGGTTTATCGTAATACTTTAGTAAATTCTTcaagagaaaattatttaattgatgtggcaaaaaaaaaatcgatatcgGATTTATGTGAAACCAtaggagaaaataaaatgaatgtgaaaggaaaattttcatttaacaacAATTCGCTAGGATCATGCTTCAAGAAGAGAACGCCTAACGATgtcttaaatgaaaatgaagctTCATGTGTTCTAACAACTGTAGCGAACAGTTTACATAGAACACATAATAGAGCCAATGTaagatcgataaaaaatcCAGTGGAGTGTGAAATTAACTCACATCAACAGCACTCCTGTACACAATTTATGCGAAAGCAATTACGTCGTACAAAACTATGCCCCTTTACAATTAATGGGGAGTGTATTCATCGTGACAAGTGCACTTATGCACACTCAGTG GAGGAGCTGCGATGCGTACCAGATTTACGAAAAACTAAACTGTGTGAAAGCATAGAAAAAGGTCAagtttgtaaaaaagaaaagtgtacGTATGCGCACTCTTATAGTGAGCTTAAGATAGCAACGGGGATTGGAACGTATAAAACGACACTATGTTTTTTCTGGAAGAAAGGACGTTGTATGAATCGAAACAAATGCAG GTTTGCTCATGGAGTCGATGATTTGGTGAAGTTTCCAAATGACCGCGAAGAAAACATGAACGGACACATAAATTCCAACGACACTGAAAATCATACGGGCGCACTATATGTACCTCATTCTAGATTGGTTTCTGACGTTATTTCAAGTTACGAAAACACTGATGCAACTGAATCCAAAACCAAAAAATCATTACAAAACACCAAGATTGGCGTTGAAAGTCCTTTTCTTAATGCGGATGATTCAAATGGAGAAAATGTCAATGAGTACAATGatccatttaatattttgaaggATTCCAATAGGGTTATGAGTGATCCCAACAATGTCGGTCAATGTTCTAGTACAGCTTTGAAAAGTCTCAAGACTTTTTATAAGACTGACAATCATGGTATGAATCACACGGGTAAAACGTTCACAGATTTACCAGAAGACACAAACAGTTCtctttatcaaaaaaaaaacgagtacAATGTAACTGAACCAATTGAATGGCTTCTTGATTTGTGGTCTGAGTCTGAACATGATTCCATCATACAACAAACTAAGACAAAAAACGCTAAAATGAGTCCGCCACTAGCAATACATTCACCATGCAATTTCACCCCCAAACAAACTCCTTGTTCAGAAACACTAAGTAAATCAAATGGTTTTCCACCTTTCTTTACCTCCAGCTTTTCAAAGAACTGTAGTGAAATTCAGCCAAAGAAGGAACGTATATCGAAACCGGTTGACGCAAAAATGTCTAAAAATTACCtttgtcaaataaatttttctaaattttttaatcctGAACTCGAACATGAGCCTTATAGACACCCTTGCCGTAATCCTTGCTCGCTTTTAGATTTACCTTTACACACAATTAACAATGATTCAATCAAAAGtccaataattaaaaatgacgaGTTGTTGGATCAACCATGGTTTTCTG ACCTTCATTTCAATCACTTCAAATCAGAACAGAATCCGTTCAAAATTACGACTAAGGATTCTTGTGTCAATATTTCTTCTCTCTTACCATCTGTAGAGGCATTTAccaaattatctgaaattaaTACACTCATTGATGAAATGTATTGTAAACACGACAATTCATATTACtcgaaatcattttaa